From Debaryomyces hansenii CBS767 chromosome C complete sequence, a single genomic window includes:
- a CDS encoding DEHA2C04664p (weakly similar to uniprot|P38688 Saccharomyces cerevisiae YPL210C SRP72 Component of the signal recognition particle (SRP) ribonucleoprotein (RNP) complex) codes for MSNSIVQAFKSLNVSSAHSVSEHETIYDVSYQYLSNIKHFNDLISFHNCLVALINLDRYYKAFELIKQVPEDVHTEFVLEKAYIYYKTGNSKLLLDIYNNDDFSNNPILSRALNHIVAQDYYRNGNSAKALELYVQLIQSNKEMDNSLDLSCNERAIIHQQNLMDLVDVSSLTNSSIEESYDLLFNDSLVHLSRGEYATALVLLDKAEQKCQDQSDLLHEDVLLELAPIKLTTAYILQITNKTDEALKILKELELEPINDLIVKLILSNNHYSITGKSNDNVNFMHRELNYQYNLHHLQQKLTKPQYHVLIKNHLLLSFFSGSLSNKSSYLNSKSIDQWLEDFPGDYTPVMYKVLTQLSIDINDLSNSLNHKQICKKLFKFVSNNKVDQQVIAATLLLVFINSKQNRFDQSMIALEKISNDQFDNEKILPGLIGVLIKLYEELNLTKNLEILFNNLVEKFVSTDHNVIQDDVNYYNFVKIIGFKLLILQNENSSKLFNLLNQINPDDELVSTVLNNSSNSNLSPISKLTSSTQPIDELLATSIETLIPIKEQQKPITKPKPSVNKVIKKNRKPKFSSTKVVKPDAEFNADSLDKERWLPMKVRSYYKPSKKELKKKSGGHQGAVETPAVASSSVSNATNTSSNKNKKKKKKGKK; via the coding sequence ATGTCAAACTCTATTGTCCAAGCATTTAAGAGCTTGAATGTTTCATCCGCTCATAGTGTATCGGAACACGAAACAATATACGATGTATCGTAccaatatttatcaaatatcaAACATTTTAATGACTTAATATCTTTTCATAATTGTCTTGTtgcattaattaatttagataGGTACTACAAAGCATTTGAATTAATCAAGCAAGTTCCAGAAGATGTACATACTGAATTCGTCCTTGAAAAAGCATATATCTATTACAAGACTGGCAACTCTAAATTATTGTTAGACATTTACAATAACgatgatttttcaaataacCCTATATTGTCAAGAGCTTTGAATCATATTGTGGCCCAAGACTACTATAGAAATGGTAATAGTGCAAAAGCATTAGAATTATACGTGCAATTGATTCAATCTAACAAAGAGATGGATAATTCGTTGGACTTATCATGCAACGAAAGGGCAATTATTCACCAGCAAAACTTGATGGATTTGGTTGATGTTCTGTCGTTGACTAATTCGTCAATCGAAGAATCGTacgatttattatttaacgATTCTTTAGTCCATTTATCAAGAGGAGAATATGCTACAGCATTAGTTTTACTTGATAAGGCAGAACAGAAATGTCAGGATCAGAGTGACTTATTACATGAAGACGTGTTGTTAGAATTGGCTCCAATAAAATTAACTACAGCctatattcttcaaattacCAATAAGACGGACGAGgctttgaaaattttgaaggaGTTGGAACTTGAACctattaatgatttaattgtCAAGTTGatcttatcaaataatcattattcaataaccGGTAAAAGCAACGACAATGTTAATTTTATGCATCGTGAATTAAATTACCAATACAACTTACATCATTTACAACAAAAGTTAACGAAGCCGCAATATCATGTACTAATTAAGAATCACTTGTTGTTGTCGTTTTTTTCCGGAAGTTTATCAAATAAGTCTTCATACTTGAATTCTAAATCAATAGATCAATGGTTAGAAGATTTCCCAGGAGATTACACCCCTGTTATGTACAAGGTGTTAACTCAGTTAagtattgatattaatgacctttcaaattcattaaatcaCAAGCAAATTTGTAAGAAACTATTTAAATTTgtttctaataataaagtcGATCAACAGGTTATTGCAGCcacattattattagttttcataaattcaaaGCAAAACCGTTTTGACCAATCCATGATTGCTTTGGAGAAAATCAGCAACGACCAATTTGACAACGAAAAAATTTTACCAGGGTTAATTGGTGTATTAATTAAGCTctatgaagaattaaatttgacCAAGAACttggaaattttattcaataatcttGTGGAAAAGTTTGTGAGTACCGATCATAATGTAATCCAAGACGATGTTAATTACTATAACTTTGTCAAGATCATTGgcttcaaattattgatcttacagaatgaaaattcatcgaagttgttcaatttattaaatcaaattaacCCTGATGATGAACTTGTTTCCACcgttttaaataattcttcgaattcaaatttatcgCCTATTTCAAAGTTGACTTCCTCCACCCAACCAATTGACGAATTGTTAGCAACAAGTATCGAAACTTTGATCCCAATCAAGGAGCAACAAAAACCGATCACCAAACCAAAGCCTTCTGTAAACAAGGTCATAAAGAAAAACAGAAAGCCGAAGTTTTCTTCCACTAAAGTCGTAAAGCCTGATGCAGAATTCAATGCAGACTCGTTAGATAAGGAAAGATGGTTACCAATGAAGGTTAGATCTTACTACAAACCATCtaagaaagaattgaagaagaaactgGGTGGACACCAAGGTGCTGTAGAAACCCCAGCTGTTGCATCGAGCAGTGTATCAAATGCAACTAATACCAGCTCCAAtaaaaacaagaagaagaagaagaagggTAAGAAATAA
- a CDS encoding DEHA2C04730p (weakly similar to CA2523|IPF4319 Candida albicans) produces the protein MIFLTSPKPIVTIGQSELEVNEDSLDLNYCKCHCDSCKFNCKYRRYLTTTIFIGIVIPPLWFINILMILYSCFWLKHDEIRYDEYIHSHDPKFASRNIVNIPPLNFNDEICEAIIAHHESLRSKTINLAMYSLGCVIVYGMFVGLLVYGILHPPASVH, from the coding sequence atgATTTTCCTTACTTCTCCTAAACCGATCGTCACTATTGGACAGTCTGAATTGGAAGTCAACGAAGATCTGCtagatttgaattattgtaAATGTCATTGCGACTCTTGCAAGTTCAACTGTAAATATCGACGCTACCTCACTACAActatatttattggaatAGTTATTCCTCCATTATggtttatcaatattttaatgatCTTATATAGCTGCTTCTGGTTAAAACATGATGAAATCAGATATGATGAATACATTCACTCTCATGATCCAAAATTTGCATCCAGAAATATTGTGAATATTCCCCCACTAAACTTCAACGATGAAATTTGCGAAGCTATTATTGCACATCATGAATCCTTGCGCAGCAAGACGATAAATTTGGCTATGTATTCATTAGGTTGCGTAATAGTATATGGTATGTTTGTTGGACTTCTAGTTTACGGTATTTTACATCCACCAGCTTCAGTTCATTAA
- a CDS encoding DEHA2C04620p (similar to uniprot|P21560 Saccharomyces cerevisiae YPL215W CBP3 Protein required for assembly of ubiquinol cytochrome-c reductase complex) produces the protein MLSKHSIIYKRAIAINRNLSTSPIVRFQNKNNFLNQLQDNEISAPSKLAQESTLPKAPQVSDSKKPPRQPTAKSPFKSSNKIENDPNFQMVQWKQNIGQWIVKVFKIDMDRSRAGPVAGSEYFGECKRQGMHYPNEPLSETAKFYYETLNLPQSFAQHFQITALHYWILSVRMRAMPFKYGRNYQQKLVDRIFRDMELRMAEELKINSNRIIEGYLKDFHTQLLGSVLSYDEGLMTDDITLASALWRNVFNGNPNADMRHIEALLEYVRSQLYVLNKMSDREFGFGNFKFVAPDEVVKPLTKAQEEELRANAKIEFANKTLPSQQSVLSLDE, from the coding sequence ATGTTAAGCAaacattcaataatatataaaagaGCCATTGCTATCAATAGAAATCTTTCAACCAGCCCAATAGTAAGGTTTCagaataagaataatttcttgaatcaaCTTCAAGATAATGAGATAAGTGCACCATCTAAATTAGCTCAGGAATCAACATTGCCAAAAGCTCCACAAGTTTCAGATTCTAAGAAACCACCACGTCAACCTACCGCTAAATCACCCttcaaatcttctaataaaattgaaaatgacCCAAACTTTCAAATGGTTCAATGGAAACAAAATATTGGTCAGTGGATTGTCAAGGTTTTCAAGATAGATATGGATCGTTCTAGAGCAGGACCTGTTGCTGGATCCGAATATTTTGGGGAATGTAAGAGACAGGGGATGCACTATCCCAACGAGCCTCTCTCCGAAACTGCTAAGTTTTATTACGAGACATTGAACTTACCTCAATCATTCGCACAACACTTTCAAATTACTGCATTACATTATTGGATTTTGTCGGTAAGAATGAGAGCGATGCCTTTTAAATatggaagaaattatcaacagaAATTGGTAGATAGAATCTTTAGAGACATGGAATTGAGAATGgctgaagaattaaaaattaaCTCCAATAGAATTATCGAAGgatatttgaaagatttcCATACTCAATTATTAGGTTCAGTGTTGTCTTATGACGAAGGTTTGATGACAGACGATATCACCCTAGCAAGCGCATTATGGAGAAACGTCTTTAACGGCAATCCAAACGCAGATATGAGACATATTGAAGCATTACTCGAATATGTCAGATCTCAGTTGTACGTATTGAACAAAATGAGTGACAGAGAATTTGGTTTTGGTAACTTCAAATTTGTTGCTCCAGATGAAGTTGTTAAGCCGTTAACCAAGGCGCAGGAGGAAGAGTTGAGAGCTAATGCTAAGATAGAATTCGCAAACAAAACATTACCCTCCCAACAAAGTGTTTTGTCACTCgatgaataa
- a CDS encoding DEHA2C04708p (similar to uniprot|P48015 Saccharomyces cerevisiae YDR019c GCV1 T subunit of the mitochondrial glycine decarboxylase complex), with protein MSRIVGRRLYSSGSQLIKTPLYDCHVEFGGKMVPYAGFEMPVLYKDQTHTESHNWVRNNVGLFDVSHMLQHRLSGQNVADFLQKVTPINLSELEVNSSSLSVFLNEQGGVIDDCIITKHGENEYYMVSNAGCREKDIAFLKKELQNFSGVNHDTFEGTLLAIQGPKAAEILQKFTNESLKDLTFGKSRFSQLSSIINSQVHIARCGYTGEDGFELSIPSSTAQETKESQEFFRTLINEYPDIVKPIGLAARDSLRLEAGMCLYGHELDESKTPIEATLAWLIPKSRRQDDATFNGASNILAQIKDRSLFTHKRVGIRTKGPSPRDDCKVYTADGKDEVGYITSGAPSPTSGGNVAQGYIKNGLKIGTEVKVEIRGKLRDGVISKMPFVPSNYYRG; from the coding sequence ATGTCAAGGATAGTAGGTAGAAGATTATATTCTAGTGGGTCacaattgattaaaacACCATTGTACGATTGTCATGTCGAATTTGGTGGTAAAATGGTCCCATATGCGGGATTTGAAATGCCTGTTTTATACAAGGACCAAACTCACACTGAGTCACATAACTGGGTTAGAAATAACGTTGGGTTATTCGATGTGTCTCATATGTTACAACATAGACTTAGTGGTCAAAACGTCGCTGATTTCTTACAAAAAGTCACCCCTATCAACTTATCTGAATTAGAagttaattcttcaagtttgTCAGTGTTCTTGAATGAACAAGGTGGTGTCATCGATGATTGTATTATTACAAAGCATGGTGAAAATGAATACTATATGGTTTCCAATGCTGGTTGCCGTGAAAAAGATATTGCATTCCTTAAAAAGGAGTTACAAAACTTCAGCGGTGTTAACCATGACACTTTCGAAGGTACCTTGTTAGCCATCCAAGGTCCAAAGGCTGCTGAAATATTACAAAAATTCACCAATGAAAGCTTGAAGGATTTGACTTTCGGAAAATCTAGATTTTCTCAATTATCATCCATTATCAACTCTCAGGTACATATTGCCAGATGTGGTTACACCGGTGAAGATGGGTTCGAATTGTCGATTCCATCTAGCACCGCGCAAGAAACCAAGGAATCACAAGAGTTCTTCAGAACATTGATCAACGAATACCCTGATATCGTTAAACCAATTGGTTTAGCTGCCAGAGATTCCTTAAGATTGGAAGCCGGTATGTGTCTTTACGGTCACGAATTGGACGAATCTAAGACTCCAATTGAAGCCACTTTAGCCTGGTTAATTCCAAAGAGCCGCAGACAAGATGACGCAACCTTCAATGGTGCAAGCAACATCTTAGCCCAGATCAAGGACCGTTCATTATTTACACACAAGCGTGTTGGTATCAGGACCAAGGGCCCATCTCCAAGAGACGATTGCAAAGTTTACACTGCTGACGGTAAAGACGAAGTTGGTTATATCACTTCCGGTGCCCCATCCCCAACCTCAGGTGGAAATGTCGCCCAAGGATACATCAAGAACGGCCTTAAGATTGGCACCGAAGTTAAGGTAGAAATCAGAGGTAAGTTAAGGGACGGTGTTATCAGCAAGATGCCTTTTGTCCCAAGTAATTATTATAGAGGTTGA
- a CDS encoding DEHA2C04686p (similar to CA2521|IPF4317 Candida albicans), producing the protein MSSPMHRPILSPKHSNSRSASPIKNDKTFMAQQIESPYNNQRIRLSYNNINNTSPSKKPQVKKLVSPTKARPSKELSFTIFEDDVYYRDTLTDDTKPDEEPLGKENDSIETVRESRNKLNHDDQENILQPKFKQSTLKQASIARRKPLSNLNINEFSGYVTYNQFPIQLNELYQPPNFQNESKSIHKFNSKLPCFVTPPRSNLQNGLLTSKYLVKSAIEEEPFNEEDEVEHRLMQKHSSIKKRRSLSVGKNDSKFKLIKKNNFQILTN; encoded by the coding sequence ATGTCTTCACCTATGCATAGACCTATTTTGTCCCCAAAACACTCGAATTCGAGAAGTGCATCACCGATTAAAAATGACAAGACCTTTATGGCACAGCAAATTGAATCACCATACAATAACCAGCGTATTAGACTTTCATACAATAACATCAATAACACGTCGCCATCGAAAAAACCCCAGGTCAAGAAATTGGTGTCTCCTACAAAAGCACGTCCATCTAAGGAGTTGAGCTTCACTATATTTGAGGACGATGTATACTACAGGGACACGTTAACTGATGATACTAAACCAGATGAGGAACCCTTGGGCAAAGAAAATGACAGTATTGAGACAGTACGGGAGTCTCGTAATAAATTAAACCACGATGACCAGGAAAACATCTTACAACccaaattcaaacaaaGCACCCTCAAGCAAGCCAGTATTGCTAGAAGAAAGCCATTGTCGAATTTGAACATCAACGAATTTTCCGGATACGTGACATACAACCAGTTCCCTATacaattgaatgaattgtACCAGCCACCTAACTTCCAGAACGAGCTGAAGTCGATTCACAAGTTCAACAGCAAATTGCCCTGCTTTGTCACCCCACCTAGATCTAACTTGCAAAATGGTCTTCTCACATCTAAATATCTCGTTAAATCtgcaattgaagaagaaccTTTTAACgaggaagatgaagtcGAACATCGTTTGATGCAAAAGCATAGCTCCATCAAAAAGAGAAGATCGCTATCGGTTGGTAAGAACGACTCCAAGttcaaattgattaaaaagaataattttcaaatcttaACCAACTAA
- a CDS encoding DEHA2C04642p (similar to CA2517|IPF4311 Candida albicans) translates to MSISQTDSKSEDKIKFNTDHYKNIRVLGVEDTKKAATTLFQSFREDALANLLVSHVEGQNEKDFLELTLYEAYVKQHILKGIVLGINETEAGFDTVGVWSTPDSCKAGLDSFANLMEAGYGKVWDINNEEGRQKVFNGMLPLLHDTFERILETDSRFRNKGVFTLVYLGSLESARGKGNVRLMFDYMFENHIDKSPNNISYLESSSKSNLPIYERFGFRFYEDIILGTKEPENSMEGKDFATMNVMIRGSSGYDWTQDENTGNSQAKL, encoded by the coding sequence ATGTCGATATCTCAAACtgattcaaaatcagaAGATAAGATAAAATTTAATACAGACCATTACAAAAATATCCGGGTGCTTGGTGTAGAAGACACAAAAAAAGCTGCAACGACACTATTCCAATCATTCAGAGAAGATGCTTTGGCGAATTTACTAGTATCGCATGTCGAAGGTcagaatgaaaaagatttttTAGAATTAACACTATATGAGGCATACGTGAAGCAGCATATTTTGAAAGGTATTGTTTTAGGGATCAACGAGACAGAAGCTGGTTTTGATACTGTTGGTGTATGGTCAACACCCGACTCATGTAAGGCAGGCTTAGATTCGTTTGCAAATTTGATGGAAGCAGGATACGGCAAAGTATGGGacataaataatgaagaaggcCGGCAGAAAGTATTTAACGGAATGTTACCGTTATTGCATGACActtttgaaagaatattaGAAACAGATTCAAGATTCAGAAACAAGGGTGTCTTTACGCTTGTATATTTGGGATCATTGGAGAGTGCTAGAGGGAAGGGAAATGTAAGGTTAATGTTCGATTATATGTTTGAAAACCATATCGATAAGTCACCAAATAACATATCATACTTAGAAAGTTCAAGCAAAAGTAATCTACCTATTTATGaaagatttggatttaGATTTTACGAGGATATTATATTAGGCACTAAAGAACCCGAGAACAGCATGGAAGGCAAGGATTTTGCAACAATGAATGTAATGATTCGAGGATCTTCAGGCTATGACTGGACTCAAGATGAAAATACCGGCAACTCACAAGCTAAATtataa